A portion of the Thermotoga sp. SG1 genome contains these proteins:
- the sat gene encoding sulfate adenylyltransferase produces MIAPHGGKLVNRIVEGEEKKDWEARAREMKKITVSYWDLSELENIATGLFSPLEGFMTKEDYDFVLDDMRLSSGVIWTIPIVLSVSKEEAGEIKIGDWVAIHGEDGKLYAVMQVEDKFERRKKEEAKKVYKTEEDAHPGVAFLYSQGDVCLGGKIWLVRRIEHRDFLEYRFDPKDTRRIFQEKGWKTVVAFQTRNPIHRAHEYLQKVALEIVDGLFINPLVGKTKKGDIPAEVRMKTYEVIIENYYPKERVFLGVFPVNMRYAGPREAVFHAICRKNYGCTHFIVGRDHAGVGNYYGTYEAQEIFDQFKPEEIGIVPLKFEHAFYCKKCGGMATKKTCPHGDEDHVFLSGTKVREMLSNGIMPPPEFIRPEVARILMEYYRKIE; encoded by the coding sequence GTGATTGCACCGCACGGAGGAAAACTGGTGAACAGGATTGTAGAGGGCGAAGAGAAAAAGGATTGGGAAGCCAGGGCAAGAGAGATGAAGAAGATAACCGTATCCTACTGGGATCTGTCGGAGCTGGAGAACATAGCAACAGGCTTGTTCAGTCCACTGGAAGGCTTCATGACGAAAGAGGATTACGACTTCGTTCTCGATGATATGAGACTCTCAAGCGGAGTGATCTGGACCATACCCATCGTGCTTTCAGTTTCAAAAGAAGAAGCAGGAGAGATAAAGATAGGAGACTGGGTTGCGATCCATGGAGAAGATGGGAAGCTGTATGCTGTGATGCAGGTGGAGGACAAGTTTGAGAGGAGAAAGAAAGAGGAGGCGAAGAAAGTCTACAAAACAGAGGAAGATGCACACCCTGGTGTTGCGTTTTTATACTCCCAGGGTGATGTGTGTCTTGGGGGGAAGATCTGGCTTGTCAGAAGGATAGAGCACAGAGATTTTCTCGAGTACAGATTCGATCCCAAAGACACAAGAAGGATCTTTCAGGAAAAGGGATGGAAAACAGTTGTGGCGTTTCAGACGAGAAATCCCATACACAGAGCACACGAGTACCTTCAGAAGGTGGCGCTGGAGATAGTGGACGGGCTCTTCATAAACCCCCTTGTTGGGAAGACCAAGAAGGGAGACATTCCGGCAGAGGTGAGAATGAAGACATACGAGGTGATCATAGAGAACTACTATCCGAAAGAAAGAGTTTTTCTGGGAGTTTTTCCTGTGAACATGAGGTACGCTGGTCCCAGGGAGGCAGTGTTTCATGCGATATGCAGGAAGAACTACGGCTGCACACACTTCATAGTGGGAAGGGATCATGCGGGTGTTGGAAATTACTATGGAACCTATGAAGCTCAGGAGATATTCGATCAGTTCAAACCGGAGGAGATAGGGATCGTTCCGTTGAAATTCGAGCACGCTTTTTACTGTAAGAAATGTGGTGGGATGGCCACAAAGAAAACATGCCCACACGGCGATGAGGACCACGTGTTCTTGAGTGGAACGAAGGTAAGGGAGATGCTCTCAAATGGTATCATGCCACCACCAGAGTTTATAAGACCGGAAGTGGCAAGAATTCTGATGGAATATTATAGAAAAATAGAATAA
- a CDS encoding SLC13 family permease, giving the protein MKRVLILVTSFVILLIPFVFEPPSGLSQEGFKTLSVFIVGVLWWASQIVPIMITSIFMITLFATLGLADSEEIYSLFGSTPVFFLLGSFILSSALKKTGITQDIALWFIRTFGKNSKKISVSFALASYFLSLWTVSHGVVAILVPIAIELMNCIDSEDNKKLMKSVLFSILWGATLGGSTTPLGGARSPLVMAIVESFYNKEISFLKWIALSFPITVSILVVSILVIIKTTPQVNIKVTFQGGKATDPKEKFTVAVITLTTVFLWIFAGDKLGIANIALGTVVLLFLTNVITWTDVERNVNWGIILMYGGAIVLGKMMNETGVSQWIVNITGIGSLPSFFEIVTIIGVGIVLTEIMSNSAASLILAQLALPLLGKNHLSPEAMAVLISMITGFAYILPTGSPSVSILFSTGQVEFRDFLIYGGFMTIMSCAILLVFVGFWMFAQG; this is encoded by the coding sequence ATGAAAAGGGTCCTTATACTAGTAACGTCGTTCGTCATACTATTGATTCCTTTCGTGTTCGAACCACCATCGGGTTTGTCTCAGGAGGGATTCAAAACCCTCTCGGTGTTCATTGTGGGTGTGTTGTGGTGGGCTTCACAAATTGTGCCTATAATGATAACCAGTATATTTATGATCACACTATTTGCAACCTTGGGTCTCGCAGACTCAGAGGAAATTTACTCGTTATTCGGAAGCACACCTGTTTTCTTTCTTCTGGGATCCTTCATTCTAAGTTCTGCTCTGAAAAAGACTGGAATTACGCAAGATATCGCTCTGTGGTTCATAAGGACATTTGGGAAGAATTCAAAGAAAATTTCAGTGAGCTTTGCATTGGCTTCTTATTTCCTGTCTTTATGGACAGTTAGCCACGGTGTTGTGGCCATATTGGTACCTATTGCTATAGAATTGATGAACTGCATTGATAGCGAGGATAACAAAAAACTCATGAAATCAGTACTTTTCTCTATTTTGTGGGGTGCAACGTTAGGAGGAAGTACCACACCACTCGGAGGGGCTCGTTCACCTCTCGTAATGGCGATCGTTGAATCATTTTATAACAAAGAAATTTCGTTCCTGAAATGGATAGCACTGTCATTTCCTATCACTGTGTCGATCTTGGTGGTATCGATCCTCGTGATAATAAAAACAACACCTCAGGTAAATATAAAAGTAACTTTTCAAGGAGGAAAGGCCACAGATCCGAAGGAAAAGTTCACAGTGGCTGTTATTACTCTAACAACAGTATTTTTATGGATATTCGCTGGAGATAAGTTGGGAATTGCCAACATAGCACTGGGGACAGTAGTTTTACTTTTTTTGACGAATGTCATTACGTGGACCGATGTAGAGAGGAACGTAAACTGGGGGATTATCTTAATGTACGGAGGGGCAATAGTTTTGGGAAAGATGATGAACGAAACAGGCGTTTCGCAATGGATTGTGAACATAACAGGTATAGGATCATTACCCAGTTTTTTTGAAATAGTGACTATAATTGGAGTAGGTATTGTTTTGACGGAAATCATGAGCAATTCGGCTGCTTCATTGATTCTAGCGCAGCTAGCTCTTCCTTTATTAGGGAAAAATCATTTATCACCGGAAGCCATGGCTGTTCTGATATCCATGATAACAGGTTTCGCTTATATCCTTCCAACAGGGTCACCAAGTGTATCTATTTTATTTTCTACCGGGCAGGTGGAATTCCGCGATTTTCTGATTTATGGAGGATTTATGACTATCATGTCGTGTGCCATTCTCTTGGTGTTCGTAGGGTTCTGGATGTTTGCTCAGGGGTGA
- the cysC gene encoding adenylyl-sulfate kinase — protein MRKHIIWHEGKVKKEDREKLLGQKGVVIWLTGLSGAGKSTIAHELEWRLLEMGKLAYVLDGDNIRHGLNSDLGFSPEDRKENIRRISEVAKLFADAGIITITAFISPYKEDRKRARSLLAEGEFIEVYVKCPLEVLIKRDPKGLYKKALAGEIKEFTGISAPYEEPEDPEIILETDKETVEESVEKILNYLKERGVI, from the coding sequence ATGCGAAAGCATATCATATGGCATGAAGGAAAAGTAAAGAAAGAAGATAGGGAGAAACTTCTTGGGCAAAAGGGTGTTGTTATATGGCTCACAGGTCTTTCTGGGGCAGGGAAGTCCACCATTGCGCATGAACTGGAGTGGAGATTACTTGAAATGGGGAAACTTGCCTATGTTTTAGATGGTGACAACATCAGACACGGGTTGAACAGTGATCTTGGATTCTCACCGGAAGATAGAAAAGAGAATATAAGGAGAATAAGCGAAGTTGCAAAGCTTTTTGCTGACGCTGGTATCATCACGATCACTGCTTTCATCTCTCCCTACAAGGAGGACAGGAAAAGAGCTAGATCTCTTCTGGCAGAAGGAGAGTTCATAGAGGTCTATGTGAAATGCCCTCTCGAGGTGCTTATAAAAAGGGATCCAAAGGGTTTGTATAAAAAAGCTTTGGCTGGAGAAATAAAGGAGTTCACCGGTATCTCCGCACCTTACGAAGAACCAGAAGACCCTGAAATCATCCTGGAAACTGACAAAGAAACTGTGGAAGAGTCCGTCGAAAAAATCCTGAATTATCTGAAAGAAAGAGGGGTGATCTAG
- a CDS encoding TM1266 family iron-only hydrogenase system putative regulator — MEKRFYILTIVVEDRERAYRQVNELLHNFAEDILLRVGYPVKEENMAIIFLVLKTDNDTVGALSGKLGQIPGVRVKTVPLKR; from the coding sequence TTGGAGAAGAGATTTTACATACTCACAATCGTTGTGGAGGACAGGGAAAGGGCCTACAGACAGGTAAACGAACTTCTTCACAACTTCGCAGAAGACATTCTCCTCAGGGTTGGATATCCCGTCAAGGAAGAGAACATGGCGATCATATTCCTCGTTTTGAAGACAGACAACGATACGGTGGGAGCCCTCTCCGGAAAGCTCGGTCAAATTCCCGGGGTTCGTGTGAAAACAGTTCCCTTAAAGAGGTGA
- the hydG gene encoding [FeFe] hydrogenase H-cluster radical SAM maturase HydG has product MYVFTRERVESKSFIPEEKIFELLEKTKNPDPARVREIIQKSLDKNRLDPEETATLLNVEDPELLEEIFEAARTLKEKIYGNRIVLFAPLYIGNDCVNDCVYCGFRVSNKLVERKTLTEEQLREEVKALVSQGHKRLIVVYGEHPKYSPEFIAKTIDIVYNTKHGSGEIRRVNVNAAPQTIEGYKIIKSVGIGTFQIFQETYHKKTYLKLHPRGPKSNYNWRLYGLDRAMMAGIDDVGIGALFGLYDWKFEVMGLLYHTIHLEERFGVGPHTISFPRIKPAINTPYSQKPEHAVSDEDFKKLVAIIRLSVPYTGMILTAREPAKLRDEVIKLGVSQIDAGSRIGIGAYSHREDDEDRKRQFTLEDPRPLDHVMKSLLKEGFVPSFCTACYRAGRTGEHFMEFAIPGFVKNFCTPNALFTLQEYLCDYATEETRKIGEEVIEKELQKMNPKIREKVREGLEKIKRGERDVRF; this is encoded by the coding sequence ATGTACGTGTTCACAAGAGAGCGCGTGGAAAGCAAATCTTTCATACCGGAAGAGAAGATATTCGAACTACTTGAGAAGACGAAAAACCCGGATCCAGCAAGGGTGAGGGAGATCATACAGAAATCTCTGGACAAGAACAGACTCGATCCCGAAGAAACCGCCACCCTTTTGAACGTGGAAGATCCGGAGCTTCTGGAGGAAATATTCGAAGCGGCCCGTACTCTGAAAGAAAAAATCTACGGAAACAGGATCGTTCTCTTTGCACCACTCTACATAGGAAACGATTGTGTCAACGACTGTGTGTACTGTGGCTTTAGAGTCTCCAACAAGTTGGTGGAAAGAAAAACTCTCACAGAAGAACAACTGAGGGAAGAAGTCAAAGCCCTCGTTTCTCAGGGCCACAAAAGGCTCATAGTGGTCTACGGAGAGCATCCGAAGTACTCTCCAGAGTTCATCGCAAAAACGATCGACATCGTCTACAACACCAAACACGGAAGCGGTGAGATCAGAAGAGTGAACGTCAACGCCGCCCCCCAGACGATCGAAGGCTACAAGATCATAAAGTCCGTTGGAATAGGTACTTTCCAGATCTTCCAGGAGACCTACCACAAGAAAACGTATCTGAAACTCCATCCCAGAGGTCCCAAGTCGAACTACAACTGGAGACTTTATGGTCTTGACAGAGCGATGATGGCCGGTATCGACGACGTTGGAATAGGAGCCCTCTTTGGTCTTTACGACTGGAAATTTGAAGTGATGGGACTTCTTTACCATACAATTCACCTGGAAGAAAGATTTGGAGTGGGACCACACACCATTTCCTTCCCGAGAATAAAGCCCGCTATAAATACTCCTTACTCACAAAAACCGGAGCACGCTGTAAGTGACGAAGACTTCAAGAAACTCGTTGCCATCATAAGACTGTCTGTTCCATACACGGGAATGATCCTCACAGCAAGAGAGCCCGCAAAACTCAGAGACGAAGTGATAAAACTCGGTGTTTCACAGATAGACGCCGGATCTAGAATAGGAATCGGAGCGTACTCTCACAGAGAAGACGATGAAGACAGAAAAAGACAGTTCACACTCGAAGATCCAAGACCACTCGATCATGTGATGAAGAGTCTCCTGAAAGAGGGATTCGTCCCATCTTTCTGCACAGCGTGTTACAGAGCAGGAAGAACAGGGGAACACTTCATGGAATTTGCCATTCCCGGTTTTGTCAAAAATTTCTGTACACCGAACGCCCTCTTCACACTTCAAGAGTATCTCTGTGACTACGCAACAGAAGAAACAAGAAAAATCGGCGAAGAAGTTATCGAAAAAGAACTCCAGAAGATGAACCCGAAGATCAGAGAAAAGGTGAGAGAAGGACTCGAAAAGATAAAGCGCGGTGAAAGGGATGTCAGATTTTAA
- the hydE gene encoding [FeFe] hydrogenase H-cluster radical SAM maturase HydE: MTGREILEKLERREFTRDVLREALSKNDKEFNEELFKLADAVRRKYVGDEVHIRAIIEFSNVCRKNCLYCGLRRDNKNLKRYRMTPEEIVERAKLAVQFGAKTIVLQSGEDPYYMPDVISDVVREIKKMGVAVTLSLGEWPRKYYEKWKEAGADRYLLRHETANPILHKRLRPDTSFENRVKCLLTLKELGYETGAGSMVGLPGQTIEDLVDDLLFLKEHDFDMVGIGPFIPHPDTPLANEKKGDFTLTLKMVALTRILLPDSNIPATTAMGTIVPGGREITLRCGANVIMPNWTPSPYRQLYQLYPGKICVFERDTACIPCVMKMIEHLGRKPGRDWGNRKRVFETV, encoded by the coding sequence ATGACAGGACGGGAGATTCTGGAAAAACTTGAAAGAAGAGAGTTTACAAGGGACGTCTTGAGAGAGGCCCTCTCCAAAAACGATAAAGAGTTCAACGAAGAACTCTTCAAACTCGCAGACGCGGTGAGGAGAAAATATGTCGGTGACGAGGTTCACATCAGAGCGATCATCGAGTTTTCCAACGTGTGCAGAAAGAACTGTCTTTACTGTGGTCTTAGAAGGGACAACAAGAACTTGAAGAGGTACCGCATGACACCAGAAGAGATCGTCGAGAGGGCAAAACTCGCCGTTCAATTCGGTGCGAAAACGATCGTTCTTCAGTCTGGAGAGGACCCTTACTACATGCCGGATGTGATTTCCGATGTGGTGAGAGAGATAAAGAAGATGGGAGTTGCCGTCACACTGAGTCTTGGAGAGTGGCCAAGAAAGTATTACGAAAAGTGGAAGGAAGCGGGAGCGGACAGATACCTTCTGAGACACGAAACGGCAAATCCGATCCTTCACAAAAGATTGAGACCAGATACGTCTTTTGAGAACAGGGTGAAATGTCTTCTCACTCTGAAAGAACTCGGCTACGAGACGGGAGCAGGTTCAATGGTGGGTCTTCCAGGCCAGACGATCGAAGATCTTGTGGACGACCTTTTGTTTCTGAAAGAACACGATTTCGACATGGTAGGTATAGGCCCCTTCATACCACACCCCGACACACCTCTTGCAAACGAAAAGAAGGGAGATTTCACCCTCACGTTGAAGATGGTGGCACTCACAAGGATCCTTCTTCCAGATTCAAACATTCCGGCGACCACCGCGATGGGAACGATCGTTCCAGGTGGAAGAGAAATCACACTCAGATGTGGAGCAAACGTCATCATGCCGAACTGGACCCCTTCACCTTACAGACAGCTCTACCAGCTCTACCCCGGAAAGATCTGTGTCTTCGAAAGAGACACCGCCTGCATCCCCTGTGTTATGAAGATGATAGAACACCTTGGAAGAAAACCCGGAAGAGACTGGGGAAACAGAAAGCGGGTCTTTGAAACGGTCTGA
- a CDS encoding aminotransferase class I/II-fold pyridoxal phosphate-dependent enzyme, translating into MNIDDILFSYGEEDVPFKALSFPIFETTNFYFDSFDEMSKALRNGDYEYVYNRGSNPTTRLVERKLAILERCEDARLVSSGMSAISLSILHFLKSGDHVVCVDEAYSWAKRFFRYLSRKFDIQVSFVPSDADRVLEAITEKTKLIYLESPTSMRMRVIDIRKVTKVARDLGIKTIIDNTWASPIFQKPKLLGVDVVVHSATKYISGHGDVMAGVIAGDKEDMFEIFKDEYKNLGPVLSPIESWLILRGLRTLELRMRKHYENALVVSDFLFDHPKILEVNYPMNPRSDQYELASSQMNGGSGLMSFRLKTDNVEKVKEFVESLKVFKMAVSWGSHENLVVPRVAYGDCPKEDVNLIRIHVGIGNPEKLVEDLDQALKKI; encoded by the coding sequence ATGAACATAGACGATATTTTGTTCTCGTATGGAGAAGAAGACGTTCCTTTTAAAGCACTGTCATTTCCCATCTTTGAGACAACCAATTTCTACTTCGACAGTTTCGATGAGATGTCAAAAGCCCTCAGAAACGGAGACTACGAGTACGTATACAACAGGGGAAGCAATCCAACAACGAGGCTGGTTGAGAGGAAACTTGCCATTCTGGAAAGGTGTGAAGATGCTCGCCTTGTCTCTTCCGGTATGAGTGCCATCTCCCTTTCCATTCTTCACTTTCTGAAATCTGGAGATCACGTTGTGTGTGTCGATGAAGCGTATTCCTGGGCGAAGAGGTTCTTCAGATATCTTTCCAGGAAGTTCGACATCCAGGTAAGTTTCGTTCCCTCCGATGCAGACAGAGTCCTTGAGGCGATCACAGAGAAAACAAAGCTCATCTACCTTGAAAGCCCGACGAGCATGAGAATGAGAGTAATCGACATCAGAAAAGTAACAAAAGTCGCAAGAGATCTTGGGATAAAGACCATCATAGACAATACCTGGGCGTCTCCCATTTTCCAAAAGCCAAAACTTCTGGGAGTGGACGTGGTCGTTCACTCAGCAACGAAGTACATCTCGGGTCACGGAGACGTGATGGCGGGTGTGATAGCGGGAGACAAAGAAGATATGTTCGAGATCTTCAAAGACGAGTACAAGAATTTGGGGCCCGTTCTTTCTCCAATAGAATCGTGGCTCATACTGAGAGGCCTTAGAACTCTCGAGCTTCGCATGAGAAAACATTACGAAAACGCACTCGTGGTGTCTGATTTCTTGTTCGATCATCCCAAGATCTTAGAGGTGAACTATCCAATGAACCCAAGGTCGGATCAGTACGAACTGGCATCTTCTCAGATGAATGGCGGTTCAGGCTTGATGAGTTTCAGGTTGAAGACAGACAATGTGGAGAAGGTAAAAGAGTTCGTCGAAAGCCTGAAAGTCTTCAAGATGGCGGTGAGCTGGGGAAGTCATGAAAACCTCGTTGTTCCAAGAGTAGCGTACGGTGACTGCCCGAAAGAGGACGTGAACCTCATCAGGATACACGTTGGTATTGGAAATCCCGAGAAACTTGTGGAGGACCTCGATCAGGCACTCAAAAAAATATGA
- a CDS encoding type II secretion system protein, protein MRKRAGFTLIELLIVMAIIAALMAVLIPTATGAMRKARATRIAVQLRNVEQGVEQYLLATLPATIDSNFRDNLKNNLKDNGFVDASILDDPNLETLTVEASGTTKIKIQIEYDAKDANVASLARDTLAQTYGLGESDGSPEGAYVSDTTVGIVKSIDAFWW, encoded by the coding sequence ATGAGAAAGCGAGCAGGTTTTACGTTGATCGAGCTTTTGATCGTTATGGCTATCATTGCAGCCTTGATGGCTGTGTTGATTCCAACGGCAACGGGTGCGATGAGAAAGGCAAGGGCTACAAGGATCGCGGTGCAGTTGAGAAACGTGGAGCAGGGAGTAGAGCAGTATCTGTTAGCAACGTTGCCAGCAACAATTGATTCTAACTTCCGGGACAATCTAAAAAATAATCTGAAAGACAACGGTTTTGTTGACGCAAGTATTTTGGATGATCCGAACTTGGAAACACTGACAGTAGAAGCTTCTGGTACTACAAAAATCAAAATTCAAATTGAGTATGATGCAAAGGATGCCAACGTAGCAAGTTTAGCTAGAGATACTCTTGCACAAACTTATGGTTTAGGAGAATCAGATGGATCTCCGGAAGGAGCTTATGTTAGTGATACTACCGTTGGTATAGTCAAATCTATCGACGCCTTCTGGTGGTAA
- the gatA gene encoding Asp-tRNA(Asn)/Glu-tRNA(Gln) amidotransferase subunit GatA, which produces MDFRRLTIEECLKLSEEGREKLPQLSLETIRKLDPHVKAFISVKENVSVEKRGKFWGIPVAIKDNILTLGMRTTCASKILENYESVFDATVVKKLKEAGFVTVGKTNLDEFAMGSSTERSAFFPTRNPWDLERVPGGSSGGSAAAVAAGMVVAALGSDTGGSVRQPASLCGVVGYKPTYGLVSRYGLVAFASSLDQIGPITKTVRDAAILMEIISGQDENDATTVKRKVDFLSEIEEGVSGMKFAVPEEIFEHDIEEGVAERFDEALKLLEKLGAKVEKVKIPHIKYSVATYYVIAPAEASSNLARFDGVKYGLRMKEKGLREMYMKTRNVGFGEEVRRRIMIGTFTLSAAYYEAYFNKAMKVRRKISDELNEVLSRYDAILTPTSPVTAFKIGEIKDPLTYYLMDIFTIPANLAGLPAISVPFGFSNNLPVGVQVIGKRFADGKVFRIARAIEKNSPYNENGMFPLPEVKA; this is translated from the coding sequence TTGGATTTCAGAAGACTCACAATAGAGGAGTGTCTGAAACTTTCTGAAGAAGGAAGAGAAAAACTTCCACAACTTTCCCTTGAAACCATCAGAAAACTCGACCCACACGTGAAGGCGTTCATCTCCGTCAAAGAGAATGTCTCCGTTGAAAAAAGAGGAAAATTCTGGGGAATTCCGGTTGCAATCAAGGACAACATCCTCACACTCGGAATGAGAACAACCTGCGCTTCGAAAATCCTTGAAAACTACGAATCTGTCTTTGATGCCACGGTGGTGAAGAAATTGAAAGAAGCAGGCTTTGTTACAGTTGGAAAGACAAATCTCGATGAATTTGCTATGGGCTCGAGCACCGAAAGATCCGCGTTCTTTCCCACAAGAAACCCTTGGGATCTGGAAAGAGTTCCTGGCGGAAGCAGTGGGGGATCAGCCGCCGCAGTTGCTGCCGGAATGGTGGTGGCAGCACTCGGAAGCGACACGGGAGGCTCTGTGAGACAGCCTGCTTCCCTGTGTGGCGTCGTTGGGTACAAACCCACCTATGGCCTTGTCTCCAGGTACGGCCTTGTGGCGTTTGCAAGTTCTTTGGATCAGATCGGTCCCATCACAAAAACGGTGAGGGATGCTGCGATCCTCATGGAGATCATCTCAGGACAGGACGAAAACGATGCCACGACGGTGAAAAGAAAGGTAGATTTTCTCTCTGAGATAGAAGAGGGAGTTTCCGGAATGAAATTTGCCGTGCCGGAGGAGATCTTTGAACACGATATAGAAGAGGGAGTAGCGGAAAGGTTCGATGAAGCTCTGAAACTTCTTGAAAAGCTCGGTGCAAAGGTGGAAAAGGTGAAGATACCACACATCAAGTACTCTGTTGCCACCTACTACGTTATCGCTCCAGCCGAGGCAAGCTCAAACCTTGCCAGATTCGACGGTGTAAAATATGGCCTTAGAATGAAAGAAAAAGGTCTCAGAGAGATGTACATGAAGACAAGAAACGTGGGCTTCGGCGAAGAAGTGAGAAGAAGAATCATGATAGGAACCTTCACACTCAGTGCTGCTTACTACGAAGCTTACTTCAACAAGGCGATGAAGGTGAGAAGAAAGATCTCAGACGAACTCAACGAGGTTCTCTCCCGATACGATGCGATCCTCACTCCCACCTCTCCCGTTACCGCGTTCAAAATCGGGGAGATAAAAGACCCGCTCACCTACTACCTGATGGACATATTCACCATACCGGCAAACCTTGCCGGACTTCCCGCGATCAGCGTGCCGTTTGGGTTCTCAAACAACCTCCCCGTGGGAGTCCAGGTGATCGGAAAAAGATTCGCAGACGGAAAGGTCTTCAGAATAGCAAGAGCCATTGAAAAGAACTCTCCCTACAACGAAAACGGTATGTTCCCTCTTCCGGAGGTGAAAGCATGA
- the gatB gene encoding Asp-tRNA(Asn)/Glu-tRNA(Gln) amidotransferase subunit GatB, whose amino-acid sequence MRYRPVIGLEIHVQLSTKTKAFCSCPADVFDLPPNTAICPVCTGQPGALPVPSEEMIRFAVKTALALNCKIHKYSRFDRKNYFYPDLPKGYQISQYFYPIATEGYLEIDGDEGRKKIRIRRLHIEEDTGKLVHEGDSITRASYSLVDMNRCGVPLIEIVTEPDISSPKEARIFMEKLRSIVRYLGVSTGDMEKGALRCDANISVVDAETGRQSNRVEVKNMNSFRFVEKALEYEFERIVKAMERGEDVERETRGWDMATKTTVSMRGKEEESDYRYFPEPDIPPVVLSDEYLEEVKKELPELPDEKANRFMREYGLPEYDAKVLTASKELAEFFEECVKVVNRPKELSNWIMTEVLRELNERNIEITESKLTPQHFADLFRLMGEGKISIKIAKEIFPEVFETGKMPSQIVEEKGLVQINDEKLIEDLVRKAMEQNPKAVQDYKAGKKKAAGFFVGFVMRETKGKANPELTNRIIQKLLEGE is encoded by the coding sequence ATGAGATACAGACCGGTCATAGGTCTTGAGATACACGTTCAACTCTCAACGAAGACCAAAGCGTTCTGTTCCTGCCCGGCGGATGTTTTCGATCTTCCCCCGAACACGGCGATCTGTCCTGTCTGTACGGGCCAGCCAGGAGCACTCCCTGTTCCCAGTGAAGAAATGATCAGGTTCGCTGTAAAGACTGCCCTTGCCCTGAACTGCAAGATACACAAGTATTCAAGGTTTGACAGGAAGAACTACTTCTATCCGGACCTCCCGAAGGGATATCAGATCAGCCAGTACTTCTATCCGATCGCAACGGAAGGCTACCTCGAAATAGACGGCGACGAGGGAAGAAAGAAGATCAGAATAAGAAGGCTTCACATAGAAGAGGACACGGGAAAACTCGTGCACGAAGGAGATTCTATTACACGTGCGAGTTATTCCCTCGTCGACATGAACAGATGCGGTGTGCCCCTCATCGAGATCGTTACAGAGCCAGACATTTCCTCTCCAAAAGAAGCACGTATTTTCATGGAGAAACTGAGATCGATCGTGAGATACCTGGGTGTGAGCACGGGCGACATGGAAAAGGGTGCACTCAGGTGCGATGCGAACATCTCCGTTGTGGACGCAGAAACGGGAAGACAGAGCAACAGGGTGGAAGTGAAGAACATGAACTCCTTCAGATTCGTAGAAAAAGCCTTGGAGTACGAGTTCGAAAGGATTGTCAAAGCCATGGAAAGAGGAGAGGATGTGGAAAGAGAAACAAGGGGATGGGACATGGCAACAAAGACCACCGTTTCCATGAGGGGGAAGGAAGAAGAGAGTGACTACAGGTACTTCCCGGAGCCCGATATTCCACCCGTTGTCCTGAGCGATGAATATCTCGAAGAGGTGAAAAAAGAGCTTCCTGAACTTCCAGACGAGAAAGCAAATCGCTTCATGAGAGAGTACGGCCTTCCGGAGTACGATGCGAAGGTCCTTACAGCAAGCAAGGAACTTGCGGAGTTCTTCGAAGAGTGTGTGAAGGTGGTGAACAGACCAAAAGAGCTCAGCAACTGGATCATGACAGAAGTTCTGAGAGAGCTCAACGAGAGAAATATCGAAATCACAGAGTCAAAATTGACTCCGCAGCACTTTGCAGATCTCTTCAGGTTGATGGGCGAAGGAAAGATCTCCATAAAGATCGCAAAAGAGATTTTCCCGGAAGTTTTCGAGACGGGAAAGATGCCCTCTCAGATCGTAGAAGAAAAGGGTCTTGTTCAGATAAACGACGAAAAGCTCATAGAAGATCTGGTGAGAAAAGCTATGGAACAAAATCCAAAGGCGGTTCAAGACTATAAGGCAGGCAAGAAGAAAGCAGCGGGATTCTTCGTTGGCTTCGTGATGAGAGAAACAAAAGGAAAGGCAAATCCAGAACTCACCAACAGAATCATCCAGAAGCTTCTGGAGGGGGAGTGA